CCAGACTGACCTGCTGAAGACTGAAAGGACTGACCTGGAATACCAGCTGGAGAACATCCAGgtgctgctacacacacatatatctaCTAATGTATAACCACACAAAAAATACTGAGAGAGTATGGTTGAGTTCCCAATCACTGCACGCACGCACATGTACACCTGCAGGACTGGGAGCAAATCTTTGTCATTTGCAGTCTTGTTTCTCCCCCACTGTGTGaaagacacataaacacacacatgccccCCAACACTTTGTTTTACCCCACAGCATACatccccccttctctctgtctctctgtcaccctCTCTGTGTGAAGTGAAGTATTTGAGGAGAAATTCATGGCAGTAGTGATGTTCACTTAGCTCCACCTGCAGGCTGTGTACTCCCATGAGAAGGTGAAAATGGAGGGGACCATCACCCAGCAGACCAAGCTCATAGACTTCCTCCAGTCCCAGGCCCATGGTGGctccaaaaagaaaaaggtcaGATGGGATATTTAATTGGATTGATTATAATTTGTCTGTCTTCCTGCACAGGTTTGGATGTTTTTGAAAATCCTGGACGTTTTGGCATTAGATGAAAAGTTTGTCAAGATTTACATCATAATACAGCTTTAAATCCACTtaagaaatttttttttttttttaaatgtaagtattatttattcacaGAGACATTATTTCATGGTAACCTGCAGTTGACACAATTTGCACAATATCTTCAGGTACGCTGTTGTATAATTACTTTATTACAAATGTTAAATTCAGGGCATCCACAAATGACTCACTTTATGCATAAACTGCGATTACAACTTCCACCAGCCTCTTTGCACATTCAGAAAGAGTTGTAGATTATCACCACATAGACACATTTTTGGTTCCTGTGTCTCAGGGTCTGTTTGGGCGTCGTCGAGAGGACCTGTTGGCTGCCATGGCTGCCCAGGCCCAGGCCCAGACCCAGACCCAGGCCCAGGCCCAGGGCCAGGGccagggtcagggtcagggtcagggtcaaGGCCAGGTTTCCCCTGTGGCCCCCATCCAGCCGGTGCCTCTGCAGTACAGCGACATGAAGGTAGCACTGGACAAAGAGCGTGCTCGCTGCTCTGAGCTGGAAGATGCTCTGCAGAAGATGAGAGCGGAGCTGCGATCTCTGCGAGAGGAAGGTGAGACTGCTCCTCTACAGCAGTTTACACACACTCAGCATTTATTTTAGCAAAAGTATACTACTAACATTGTCTTCTTTGAACAGTAGAAAACAGTTTACTCAgcataataaaacaatgtatcacacacataaataaaaaatgtatctaaGTTCAGTTAATCAATTCTTCCAACCCCAGCGCTCCAGTACAAGGACCATGGTAACTCTACAAACCCGGCCACAGCACGGCAGCAGATGATTATGTCTGCCATGGTGAAGTCTCCTGAGCACCAGCAGGGCCCAACCAACCTGGCACCATCCAACTCTGGACGCAGGAAGGAGACTGCAACACCTGAGGGTGAGTGAAGGGATGATGTTCACTTAAGTGCAACTTTTTCTCTCTAACAGAGACATACATGCAGGTTTATAGCTTCATACTTGACACATACTGGCCCTtacctgcacacacatagacacacacaggtaataTCACTCACAAAGGATCATTTATGAAGCTCTTACTAtcctttttctttcacacaccTTTCAGAGAGAAGGAGGGTCACTTTTGAAAGTAAGTTGTCCAAACTCATGGTTTCTGCAGTTTGGTCTCTTATCTCTCTTCTACTTTTGTCTCATCCACATCCCTGAAAGGCCAGATTTTAAAAGCTCTGCACTTTTATAAAATGGGAGATCCCACCAGGCTGGTCAGGTGAGGCTGAGAAAAgtatattttccctttttcagTGCACAGCTTTAGAAATCTGAAGCATTTTATCTTGGTTGCTGAAGCTTAGCCAATCTGATTTGCCTaactctgctctgctctttaATTCACTACAATCCCACCTGAACCTCACATCATACACTAACAGAGGTGTACCATATGATAAACTCTGCAATGCACAAAACGCTGTTTGAACCCACACTCTGCAAAAAACTAAAGGTATTATCCATTCATCTTATTTCTTCTTACAAGAGAGTCAAAGTTACAACAACTGTCTTAACCTTATGTCAGTGTAAACTGATATTGATCCTTGTGAGGAAATTTGGTGATTGTGACAGCAacagaaagaagaaggaaaaggaaaacataagtagaaaacaatacaaacataaaataagaaatgttaAATAGACTATAAGAGCAACACAAtataattattgtaattatataaCACAATAAGTGTATATTATGGGAAAGAAAAATTTCAGAAAATCCATAAATCATTAGAAACTAACTAAGTTaatgtattatatgtattttcaATCCAAAACATGTTTAGATAATTGTTTATTTAGATTATCTACAAGTGAATAGTTTAGTTTAATAGAGTTTAAGTGTAAAGACTCATGGGTTtgaacatgtacagtacatgatgTCTAGATGTACCTCATCTTGACCTCAACGAGTCCTCAGAAAATGTTGTGGTGTGTAGACTTGCAAACAAAGAATACTGGACACACAATGGGAAACTTGATACTGACTGGATGATGCCTTTAATGCAACAGTGAGTGGGCAAAAGCAAAGGGATTGATTCAATCTATATTCTTTTTCAAGCATTTTTGTCTTCAGAGTTTACTTGCTTATGCATTTTGCTAAACATCTTACAATTCTTTTGGAAACCTTCTTTTGTTGAACTGATTTCATAGCGGGTACGGCATGGTGCACTGAGGTTTTGAAGTGATGGATGTACCTGACACAGTAAGACATACTGGAGCTGCCTGCCCTCACTGTGTTCCCTGACTGTATTCAGAGTATAGTCGTCGTTTGAaggacagtcagagagacagagagagggagagagagagggtggtgCACCACAACACCCCTCACCGCTTCACAGTGGGACTCAACATGAGAGCTGCCAAGTGTACTGTGTGCCTGGATACTGTGCATTTTGGTCGCCAAGCTGCTACCTGTCTCGGTGAGTTGCAGATGTGAATTTGTATGAAAGGGCAACTCTTAACCAAATGACCCACATTACCTTCACGGAAACTGAATAACAATAACATTGtagttaatattttaatttgttgccCCATTAAtataattacaattaaaatgttAGCCTTcctattatttatatttgttatgtattttttattgtataatTGGAATTGATTATacggcaaagaaacctgaaacctccagcgcagagcggacttagtgcagagagcgagagtttgcactgAGTTAGcaaagtgaaagttttgacagcaaacatggtagagtgttcagtttttggatgtaaaccggaccctggagcttccttccactatctactaacgtgacgtaataacaatgtgaacacactgtaacatcgtaCCAGATATTATATGTTTCATAACCACTAACACTGTGTCAGCCACttccagttacaagctaacaagctaacaaacaacataaacaaataaaaaatgctaaTTACAATTATCATTCTGATACATCTGCCAGTCGCCGATGGTTCacaatagactcctcatctgggtctgactgaggctcagacatgtatggctgaatctctccgatgtttcctctaactctagccatcttgacATGCATcactctctcaccatggatgtatgtctctcaccaacatccatgctctcaccggcaccggtcaacctaacgCGCAgtggtggtgggcggggcattcagagatccagaatttctcagtGAGGGacaaagagtagatgtgcttccagccccttttcagagtttgttttaaacttttggGATtattatgtgggataaccatgttaaacaaaatattaatcatagcagagtacttttacatactttaaaacgtgtctggaggggaacttgaACAGTGTTTTTTCTCCTCAGAATGTCACGCTTTGTGCCACCCAAAATGCTCCCCCTGCCTTCCAGCCACGTGTGGCATGTCCAGTGACTGCTCCCTGCATCTGTCTGAGGGCCTGTGTCGGGACAAAGGCAGCACCCCAGGCCAACAGCTCAAAGAGGCCAGTGGACACATGCACCTGGAGGGCTGGATGAAACAGCCCAGGTTAGCTATGGACACACTGTCATTGTTTAAGCTGTTGGCACACCGTTCTGTTCCAATCAGTCTTACTATTGGGGTGCAGATCATGCATGGGGGTCACAACAGCTGATTTTGATGGACAACAACATTTTGGTTTGTATGATCATATGGGCCGGAGATGCATCCAGACATTGTGCATAggtgcatgtgcacatgcattTTAGCATGGCCCATTATGGCGTGTCAAATTTACACATACAGATGGGTAGAAACTTGCATATtcagatgcttccatacagagTATTTGTCTTGAGCAATGTAATTTCTCATTTGTGCTCCCTCACTGTGAGGCTGTGTCATCTCCTCCCACTGATCAGGGAGGCTGATGTTACTAAACGCAAGTGCTCTCAGGCACTCTCTGTTGTGTTCTGTCTGGCAAAGTCCACCCATCTGGTACTTTAACCAGTTTAAACAAAGGCATTTCTAGAGTTTCCTGCAAAAACTGATTCATTTCATCATCTATGCTTTGTAGTAATGCAGTTGccttgtgtgtttgcaggaaTGGGAAGCGAGGCCAGGGCTGGGAGAGAAAATATGTGGTCCTGGATGGGACTAAAGTGTCCATCTATGAGATCGAGCCCAGAGAaggttgctttttttttacctgtgtaacaaaacaacatacagtaacaatTCATAGTCAAATACTGCCTCTAGTTAAAGGCGTGCTTTTTCTGTGTGCGTTATTCAGATTCAGTGAAGCCACTGGAAGAGTTTGACCTGTGTTTGTCAGATGGAGAGGTGGTTGTTCATGGAGCAGTAGGGGCATCTGAACTACCCAACACCGCCAAGTCAGGTACTGTATACAAAGTGTGCTGTTACAATGATTTTCACACTTAAAAATCTCTCTTTATCTTATTTCCTCCCCTTCATCTGTAACTTTCTTTCAGAATTCTCCCCACCAGTGTTCaaagtttttgtcttgtttataCAAGACTTCACTGTCACATTCTAtacttctttaaaaatgtattttagaggAGTTATGGTTCTCCAAGTTTGGCCTGGAGTCCCAGCAAAATGAAGCATAGTTTGATTTCACTGTGATTAACTAGAAGTCATTAAAGCAAGAGAGAGTATCAGTTCTGAAGTCATTATTAATTATGTTCCCTTTGTCTCAGATGTTCCCTACGTCCTGAAGCTGGAGTCCCGCTGTCACACACCCTGCTGGCCTGGACAGTCAATTTACTTCATGGCTCCCAGTTTCCCAGACAAACAGCGCTGGGTGGCTGTCATGGAGTCTGTGGTGGTCACGGGGCGAGCCTCACGGGAGAAGGCCGAGGCCGACGCAGTGAGTATCTCTGGAGCACGAGAGGGACCACTGGGGAAATTGGCTCTCTGTGTCCTCAATGTCTGCTGACTCAAAACATAAACCGCTATGACTGCTGTCACAGATAACTGTCTTGTCTGTGGCTGTGGTCGTAAACTCGCTGTTTAACTGTGTGGGGGCTATTCATGAGCAGCGGAATTTGTATTCTTCAAGAATTAATTTTAGAGTTTTAATGAATAACCCCCAGTTCACTTATATGTGTCGTTAATTGttcccttcttctctcctcttctctttccctcctctctctctctttgtctttctcactgctgtttgttgctttttcatCATGCCACATTGTATGTCCGGTAAATGGGCATGTTTTGTTGATTTACTCTATTCTACCCATTCCATTGGGTTTCATTGCACACATAGGCTGCTGTGTCCAAAAGACAAATGGTTCTGTCTCCTCTGGTCCAGGTAAAGAGTTACAAAGATATGGccataagacacacacacacacacaaacacacacctgcatatCCTTCACGAGGCACGCAGTAGTGCATGTGTCTGTCATCGTGTTGGTTGgtcactccccctcccccccactCTCACCTCACCTGCTGTGACCACTCCTCACTCTCACTATCCTCTGCTACACTGTTATGTCCAGTACAAACTCAGTGATGATGTAATAGTTTGAATGTTGCTGAAatattcttccctgcctttggtGTCCTGTTTTATAACCACAGTACACAACTTCTCACCAAGATGTTTGATCATCTTTGGGTTGATCCTCTTCAGCTGTCCTGTCCAGAGGACCAGGGATCAGACAGTGGGTTTTTACCTGCTCGTGTACTCGTCTGTGTTTTTACCCTGCTGCCCCTCTGCACACTCTTTAGAGACTGGGACTCaagtcacgtgactctgactcATCTGTGAGACACAAGTCACAAACTGGGcgacagaaacattaaaaaatgtacagtttggAGGATCTAGAGTTGGCTGTGGCATGTATCAAAATGACTCTAAACTAATATTTTCTTCATCCCCTTTTCACCATCTTATAACATCTGACTTGAATGATTTCCCATGTTTGTATTTCCTGTTCATCAACAGGTACATTCAGGTTAGCCATTCAAGAGTGAGGTACCTCATGCTATTAAACGTCATTCGTCATTGAATACATATTGACAAAACAACTTTATAACGATAATGTCAGTTCTTTGTTGAGCATCATCTGATAAAACGgtaaatgttatattattgttgATGTAAGTTGACATTTAGGTGTGGCTCTTCAACTGCTCATTTTGATAATTTACTCTGTTATATGTAAAGGCAATATGTGGATTTTGATCACAATGTTAGGTTTAAATATTAACCCTTTGATGGGTTTCTCAGTTGTTTGGTAGAGCACATTTTGAGTTGTGATTTAAATTAGTTGTGCTTAACTCAACCTCATTAATCATCACTAGCAGAAGTATGTTAGGCCCAAAACAATCCCCAGAGTGCACTGCAGTTTTCCAGACAGGACTTTTCATTCGGCTTGCTTCCAGGAAGTTAGTGGCAGGAAAATCTCTCTGGCATGTGGCCTGTTTATGGTGGACCTTTCACTGGTAATCATATTTTTTGATGTAGTTTAGTTTCCCAGGGTTTACTGAAAATAATGATGTGAAGTGAATACCCCCCAAAAAGTCTAATGgctttgtaatatatttttttaaacttgtccATTTCTAATAAGGTTGTATTGTTAacgttttcttttttcccctttttttttgttttgttttactgaaacTGAATATTGCCGTGGAATACTGATTATAAACTGTTGTCACTATGAAATCTAATGTAATTCCATTGTATATTTGTGGAAATTATTATATCAGtatgaattgttgtttttaatgaaaatactgTCACTAAAGAGGTAACTAATACTGATAATACTGTTACTAATGAGTGAGCAAAGCCACATTTAAACACAATAATGATTGTGGACTTTGACCACTCCACTCTGATCACTTCGGGCTGTGCAAGTGCTGCCTGCAGTCTGAAGTGAACAGGAAATACTCATATAATATGAtgtcttattattttttaaattaccttTAGTTAACCTTTTAGTTTAtgtattaattgaaaaaaaatgtttcatgtttgtgttatatgtaaaatgttttatttatcacACGTGTAATTAAAAACTTTGATGGagaaaaatgtatacagattgTTGAACGTGTACTTTACATGTAAATGGAGATCTCTGCTGTTTGGTAGAGGTTCAGAATTAAAGGTGGTTAAAGGGTTAACAATGCAATGACTTGACTCACTTTCTACTTGTGACTCGGCTTGCGAGAAGCCGCACTCGAGACACAAACTTAAAACTGGACACTGACTTGTGACTTGGTCCCACGTCTGACACTGTTAACCTGCACACAGTCCTGCAGCCGCCCAGCCCCCCCGCCCCTCtgttctgctcctctgctgcctcCCCCTGAGGTTGTGACCCTGCTGACCCCTCACCTCTCTCTGCTCTTACAGAAGCTGCTAGGAAACTCTCTCCTAAAGCTGGAGGGAGATGATAGGCTGGATATTAACTGCACCCTCCCCCTCACAGATCAGGTACCAGTGTCAATCACATTTTATTGGAGAGTACTGGCCGTGTTGTCTCCTGCCATACAGGAAAGATATTTTCACTCTATTTCTTAAATAATGAGTCTGCTGATTTTAGACATTTGATCATTTCGAAAACACCTTTATCCACAGTAGCAGCTATGTTCAAAAGTAGAAAGATCTTAATTTATGAAGGGACAGGGAGCACAGAGCAGATGCTCGGGGCTCACTGCCAAGGTTTGCCACATGTTGCTCCTGTTTGAAATTTCTCCATGTTCACCGGACtaattatgtttatgttaagGATTGTGTTTTCTGGCTGTGCTGCAGATAGTTCTGGTGGGCTCTGAAGAGGGTCTGTACGCCCTGAATGTTATCAAGAACTCTCTGACTCACATACCTGGCCTGGGATCAGTCTTTCAAATCCACATCATCAAAGATCAGGAGAAACTGCTGATGATTGTTGGTGAGGTGTCCAGCTTTGTCATTTTCAATAGATGATAAGTGTCTACTGAGCAGCAGGATTTGAGTCTAggcttttatttcattcaattcAGGGAGTGATTGTTGTTTATAAATCAAAAAGCCAACATCTCCTGCCACTAGCTGCCATTTTAAGTAATTGGCATAAGTGAGGCACTGCAATTATTATTCATCATTAACAACTTTGAAAGGTCACACTACCATTCTAATAATTTTGGTGAAACTTGTAGATATGATATATCTTGTTACACAGACGATGACTTAGAACATCAGTGTGacgtctgtctgtgtgctgcagGAGACGAGAGGGCGTTGTGTCTGGTGGAGATCAAGAGGGTGAAGCAGTCTCTGGCCCAGTCCCACCTGCCCAGCCAGTCTGAACTGGCTCCCTACATCTTTGAGACGGTGAAGGGCTGCcatctgtttgctgctgggaGAGTAGGTCTTCTTCTCCTCTGGGGAACTTGGAATTGTCTGCTTCCTGACTTTAcagtgctttctttttctttgtcggTGGAAACATGTGATTGTACAAACTGACTTTGGAAACTGATGTCTGCATTCTCTTTACAGATAGACAACGGGCCTTGTATATGTGCTGCAATGCCTAACAAGATAACCATTTTGCGCTACAATGACAGTCTCAACAAATACTGCATTCGTAAGGTGAGTATGATCTGTTAGTTCCATTTGTCCACAATACACTACATGCTAAGATACAGTAGTAGGTAACTCTATACtgaaacagcaacagaacaTAATAAAAAGAGGCATGTATCAGGAAAAGTGGACTGCTTATAAAACCCATTGCAAAGACGCTTCTGTATAAAGAATAAGTTGTATCAAAACGTTGTATACCTCACTGACACAAATTTCTGTTCTTTAAtagcaaaatgaaaagcaatCAGAAAAAGCAGAACATGGCAAAACATGGATCACATAGCTTTAttccattgttgtttttttaaataaatagagAATACAAGTACAAAAAGTGGCCTTTTGCCATCATAAGGGTTTCTTGTATCAAATGCACTCTGCATAAACAGAATGTCTCCATTCTTCATCTCACAGGAGATTGAAACTCTGGAGCCCTGCAGCTGCGTCCACCTGACCAGCTACAGCGTCATCATCGGCACCAACAAGTTCTACGAGATTGAGATGAAGCAGTTTGTGCTTGAGGGTGAGGACACGAGTAGAATATTGCTGTGGTTATTTAAAAACTAGAACGAAATATAAACACAACAGCAGTTTTAGTGTTAAAAGTCAAAACTTAAGAAAATCTTCAAACCTGTTCCTTTCCTGTCTGCGATTGAGGTCTGCTTGTGGTGTACAGACCTTGATCAGTTGGTCTGCAAGctattactgtattttatgatTTACCTGCTTGAAGAAACACGTTATTAGGGTTTATATAATCCAATAATACAATACATCCGATACCAGACAATCACAGGATAGCATCTAAGATTCATCGGACAATATTAAAGTTGTCCTGATTTATTAAACCTGTCTCCTGAAGTAGGATTATGTTTGCTGGATAACTGTGTCCTCTGCTTTGTGAGCCCCCTGCTGCTCAGggtaaataaagaaaacaaagaatttaAAATTAGTTTTCGACCCAGGTCTTCTGATTCGTCCACTGCAGAGTTCCTGGACAAGAATGACGTGTCGCTGGCCTCGGCCGTGTTTGCAGCCTCGTCCCACAGTTTCCCCATCGCCATCATGCAGGTGGCCAGCGGCATGCAGAAGGAGGAGTACCTGCTGTGTTTTCACGGTCCGTTTGAATCAACGACTACTCTACacactgtttctgtgttttctgtttacaaCACAAGATGGTAAAGTGCTCTCAGTGTGGTAGATGCATGATAACTACAGTTCAGACCATCACTGTGAGGCAACAACCACCAGTATGAACACAAAGGTATATTTTTAGTGTTAATTAGTTTTCATCTCTCTTACTCAATCGCCATGTTTTTGATGTTTACTCTTAAATTGTACTTTGTAAACGTGGTTGACTCCGTACATGCACACTCTTATTTGTGAATTGAACTGTCAGTGATATTACTGCCTGCACACAAGACGACACAATAAGGACACAATATCAGGCACACAGAAGAGTGTATAGTAAGCTTCATTTATGTGGTAGAGTTTGGAGTGTTTGTGGACACGTACGGACGAAGAAGCCGCACTGAGGACATTAAGTGGAGCCGTCTGCCTCTGTCTTTTGGTAAATACACTTTGTAACTCCTACTGCTTTATGCTGCATCAATACAGCAATCAGCAACACAGCCTCAAATGTTGACATCTGTATGATTTTCCATTGTTCTCTGGTGCAGCCTACAGAGAGCCCTACCTGTTTGTCACCTACTTCAACTCCCTGGACGTCATCGAGGTTCAGGGACATGCTTCTCTGGGGTGAGACAGACCGGCTACCTTggaccaaatgtgaaaaactttAGGTTGTTAGCTATATTTCCCACATCACTGTCTATCCTTCCAGTCCTACAGTGCTGGCCCACCTGGACATCCCCAACCCTCGCTACCTGGGCCCAGCCATCTCCTCCGGGGCCATTTACCTGGCCTCCTCCTACCAGAACAAACTGCGGGTCATCTGCTGTAAGGGAAGTCTGATCAGAGAGTCTGGAGAGCTGCAGAGGACCGGCTCCAGCCGAGGGTCAGCTCCCTTACTTAGtttgagcaaaacaaaaaacacagcaaaagaaagaaaaaatacagaatttaaattATAGTGTGTAGGTGGATTAACACCtacaaaaatacaatgcattgtgaACTATCAGTTCAAATTCACAGGTAGAAAACACCACTAGGATCGGGTTTTTATTGGATAGGCCAACAGTGCCATCtgctgtaaaaaatataaaaacttctTGTTTCTTGAAGACGTTTGGTTTTCCTCTTAACATTGTAAGACACTGTTGTgagactctgctgtgttttctacAGTAGTCCCAGTAAGCGAGGCCCGCCCACCTACACAGAGCACATCTCCAAGCGTTTGTCCTCGGGCCCTGGCAGCCATGACGGCCTGCACCGGGAGCCCAGCACCCCACATCGTTACCGGGAGGGCCGCACCGAGTTCAGACGGGACAAGTCTCCTGCCCGACCGCTGGACAGGGAGAAGTCGCCCGGCAGGGTGCTTGACAGTCGCAGGGAGAGGTCTCCTGGGAGATTCGGGGACAGCACCCGACTTCATGCTGGGTCTGTCCGAACACAGCTCGCCCCTGTTAACAAGGTAGAGGAGGCGCGTCCTGGTGGCTGGGTGGTTAAGATGTATAGCATGCCCCTCTTTCTCCCcttgcttcctgtctgtctcaacTATCAACTGTTCAATTAAGTACAaaaaagatgaaacaaacaaaaccaaggTCCTGTAACACAACACAGGAAGGTTCCATCACTGCACTTACAGTTGTAGTTCAGATCACTGGTCCCCcgacctttttggcttgtgacacTTAATAGGCcagcaatgtctacttgtgacccctcgtCACATGTTGTATGTCTTCGAGCAATGGGCAGTATGACCAAAGacagatgttttttcttcttctttcctatcTTGTTAATCAGCTTGTGCCCTTCACATTTATCTTGTGACTCTTGTGAGCAGGAACAACAGCAAAGCAAGAAAATAGGGGGGAAAAGGTGTGCAAGAAGCAAAAAATAGCAATAAAACataatgggggaaaaaatataaatgaaaaatggttaaaataataataattccaatTGCAACAAtgtatttgtgacccatttctaaagatttacgtcttcagtaggaacaaatgggctgaGAGTCAGACAGGATAAGGAAGTATTGAGGGACagacattgttggttttgttgccTTCATATCCATATCCATAAATGGATATGGATATGCATACACACCCTGTTCCAACTGTATTTTAATTGAAATCAGCCTTCTAGACATTTCAGATATTCACACGCATCATTTGAAAGTGTCACTTGTAGAAATGGTGAGCTCAGACGGTGACAGCTGAACCAGTGAATGTGACCCTTTGTCCCTGTTCTTGTCTTGCAGGTATGGGATCAGTCATCGGTGTGAATCCAGTTCGGCGGCGCTCCTGACTGGAGGTTGAAGAGAAACTATGGGAAACCCTTGATCCATTCTGagcgcaagcacacacacatgcacacacacacaggctgactGTCAGCCCCATTGCCTGTACATAGTGCGGTCTCAGCCCCTCGTTCAACAACACATAAACCTGCACTGGGAGACGTCTCCCACGACAATCCTCTTTTCTGACA
This sequence is a window from Siniperca chuatsi isolate FFG_IHB_CAS linkage group LG5, ASM2008510v1, whole genome shotgun sequence. Protein-coding genes within it:
- the LOC122877040 gene encoding citron Rho-interacting kinase isoform X3, translated to MSQVEQEISLVQRKMSDLESVLQQKDIELKASETQRTILEQDLATYITECSSLKRSLEQARMEVSQEDDKALQLLHDIREQSNKLQEIKEQEYHAQLEEMRVSIRQLEEDLSAARRRSDLYEAELKESRQTSEELKRKAADYQHRMQKAKEQGKAEADDLMTKLEKTNAEQQTKIQDLQEKLGKSLKASAEATDLLQSMRVAKERMERDLERLQNKEDSSDSLRRRLRETEDGRKTLENQVKRLEIVERRETKLKDEVQSKAQQIQQMADKILALEENLRETQATAQRLETHLKQKEKLYEDKIKVLEAQMKADMADKEMLESSQSKYEEEVQEKCSIISEQKATINAMDSKMNSLEQRIAELSEANKLAANSSIYTQKNMKAQEEMISELRQQKFYLESQAGKLEAQNAKLEEHLEKMSQQEQGNKSRVLELETRLREIGLEHEEQKLEIKRQVTELTLSLQERESQISNLQAARHALESQLQQAKTELEDTTAEAEEEITVLRAHRDEIQRKFDALRDSCAVITDLEEQLTTLTQENAELNRQNFYLSKQLDEASDEREDRLQLSQDVDRLRREVADREMHLNNQKQNLETLKTTCTMLEEQVLELETLNDELLEKERQWDAWRATLEEEKSQADRRTREIQRLLDTEKQNRLRAEQRSSESRQAVEQAVKEHKAEILALQQALKDQKLKAESLADTLNDLEKKHAMLEMNARSLQQKLESERDLKQRLLEEQEKLQQQMDAQKTHIFRLTQGLQDALDQTDLLKTERTDLEYQLENIQLHLQAVYSHEKVKMEGTITQQTKLIDFLQSQAHGGSKKKKGLFGRRREDLLAAMAAQAQAQTQTQAQAQGQGQGQGQGQGQGQVSPVAPIQPVPLQYSDMKVALDKERARCSELEDALQKMRAELRSLREEALQYKDHGNSTNPATARQQMIMSAMVKSPEHQQGPTNLAPSNSGRRKETATPEERRRVTFEKYSRRLKDSQRDRERERERVVHHNTPHRFTVGLNMRAAKCTVCLDTVHFGRQAATCLECHALCHPKCSPCLPATCGMSSDCSLHLSEGLCRDKGSTPGQQLKEASGHMHLEGWMKQPRNGKRGQGWERKYVVLDGTKVSIYEIEPREDSVKPLEEFDLCLSDGEVVVHGAVGASELPNTAKSDVPYVLKLESRCHTPCWPGQSIYFMAPSFPDKQRWVAVMESVVVTGRASREKAEADAAAVSKRQMVLSPLVQKLLGNSLLKLEGDDRLDINCTLPLTDQIVLVGSEEGLYALNVIKNSLTHIPGLGSVFQIHIIKDQEKLLMIVGDERALCLVEIKRVKQSLAQSHLPSQSELAPYIFETVKGCHLFAAGRIDNGPCICAAMPNKITILRYNDSLNKYCIRKEIETLEPCSCVHLTSYSVIIGTNKFYEIEMKQFVLEEFLDKNDVSLASAVFAASSHSFPIAIMQVASGMQKEEYLLCFHEFGVFVDTYGRRSRTEDIKWSRLPLSFAYREPYLFVTYFNSLDVIEVQGHASLGPTVLAHLDIPNPRYLGPAISSGAIYLASSYQNKLRVICCKGSLIRESGELQRTGSSRGSPSKRGPPTYTEHISKRLSSGPGSHDGLHREPSTPHRYREGRTEFRRDKSPARPLDREKSPGRVLDSRRERSPGRFGDSTRLHAGSVRTQLAPVNKVWDQSSV